Part of the Tolypothrix sp. PCC 7910 genome, CGGGATTATTCTCATTCTTAAAGTGAAACAGAATAATTACTAGGAGATGATTGCTTCGCAAGTAGATAACGCACTTCTTCATCGGTGGTTTGCGAGAAGTTCTCGTACCATAGACCAACTGCACACATTTGCTCTGGCATTTTTAAACACACTACTTCGTCTACTATCTCCTTCAATTGTTCACAAGTGTCTGGTGGCGCAACTGGAACTGCTACAACAAGGCGCTTGGGTTGTTGGCGTTGCAGTATAGTAATAGCAGCACGCATGGTTGAGCCTGTAGCAATACCGTCATCAACAACAATTACAGTACAATTTTTGACATTAACTGGAGGGCGATCGCCACGATAAACGCGATCGCGACGCTGCAATTCTTGGAATTCATCAGCCGTTACTTGCTCAATCGTCTGATTGGAAATGCCCAAAGAGTTTACAACATCATAATTCAATACCCGAATACTTCCCGATGTAATTGCGCCCATTGCCAATTCCTTGTGGCCAGGTACTCCAAGCTTTCTCACTAAGCAGATGTCTAATGGCGCACCTAGTACCTTTGCTACTTCAAATGCCACGGGTACACCACCACGAGGTAAGCCTAAAACCAACAAGTTTGGGCAACC contains:
- a CDS encoding phosphoribosyltransferase; translated protein: MSTKFRTRLEAGQMLGKQLTGYAGCPNLLVLGLPRGGVPVAFEVAKVLGAPLDICLVRKLGVPGHKELAMGAITSGSIRVLNYDVVNSLGISNQTIEQVTADEFQELQRRDRVYRGDRPPVNVKNCTVIVVDDGIATGSTMRAAITILQRQQPKRLVVAVPVAPPDTCEQLKEIVDEVVCLKMPEQMCAVGLWYENFSQTTDEEVRYLLAKQSSPSNYSVSL